Proteins encoded in a region of the Sebastes fasciatus isolate fSebFas1 chromosome 9, fSebFas1.pri, whole genome shotgun sequence genome:
- the LOC141774314 gene encoding L-threonine ammonia-lyase isoform X2, whose translation MNFAAQLFYSSYLSERLERLYSPRPALKGGEENDPFWQRDELHLGPSQPGGSYKCGLISNGTAGRRPTLIEPERLKDFGEEDLVNGDVKVYSTKVVGSPEIMLMEPPKTRRLSEFRIVPRPLVQYLRFEDISAAAFRIQTGIQRTPCTYSRLSKQYGMEIYLKKEHLHYTGSVKERGVLYLLTSLTQAQQRKGVIVATDCNFSMAMAHHAVELKIPVFVIMPSCCSSPRLRIYRDYGAMVISYGSTSHDSQNHARHLATENGYLYLEEDESPAYLAGLGTVGMEIYEQVSKLDAVVVPAAGQYGLLAGTAVAIKHLNPQILVIGIEPEGFPLLLQSLKTDGPIKDMRSNPNKKLYGDLMERSLGVNTFHLAKKLVDKVISVSEEDALVAMLRFQEFERSTVDTEGAMGLAAILAGQLPELRGKKVAVVVSSANMELELVRQCVDRALVLDDRVSKFSVQLGEWPGDMAKLLDVLSREDVRLLDVCHRRQSDKSDLFKSKVECVVETRDKTQSAQLRKTLSERYPSICWLGR comes from the exons ATGAACTTTGCTGCCCAGTTATTCTACTCGAGCTACTTGAGCGAGCGACTGGAGCGTTTGTACTCACCGAGGCCTGCACTTAAAGGCGGCGAGGAGAATGACCCCTTCTGGCAGAG AGATGAGTTGCATCTGGGTCCCAGTCAGCCCGGCGGCTCCTACAAATGTGGCCTCATCAGTAACGGCACCGCAGGCCGCAGACCCACCCTAATTGAACCAGAGCGGCTGAAGGACTTTGGCGAGGAGGATCTTGTCAACGGGGACGTGAAGGTCTACAGCACCAAGGTGGTGGGGAGTCCTGAGATCATGCTCATGGAGCCCCCCAAAACCAGACGCCTCAGCGAGTTCAGGATCGTCCCCAGACCTCTTGTCCAGTACCTTCGCTTTGAGGATATCAGCGCCGCGGCCTTCAGGATCCAGACGGGGATACAGAGGACACCCTGCACG tACTCCAGACTGTCCAAACAGTACGGGATGGAGATCTACCTGAAGAAGGAGCACCTGCACTACACCGGCTCtgtgaaggagagaggagtcCTCTACCTGCTCACCTCCCtcacacag GCGCAGCAGAGGAAGGGCGTGATCGTGGCCACGGACTGTAACTTCTCCATGGCCATGGCTCACCATGCGGTGGAGCTGAAGATCCCCGTGTTCGTCATCATGCCGTCATGCTGCTCCTCGCCTCGCCTCAGGATCTACAGGGACTACGGCGCCATGGTCATCTCCTACGGCAGCACCAGCCACGACTCTCAGAACCACGCCCGTCATCTGGCCACGGAGAACGGATACCTCTACCTGGAAGA AGATGAAAGTCCAGCGTACCTGGCAGGACTGGGAACTGTGGGCATGGAGATCTATGAGCAAGTGTCCAAACTGGATGCAGTGGTTGTTCCTGCAGCCGGACAGTATGGTCTACTGGCTGGTACAGCTGTTGCCATCAAACACCTCAACCCACAGATTCTTGTCATA GGTATTGAACCAGAAGGTTTCCCTCTGCTGCTACAATCTCTGAAAACTGACGGTCCAATCAAAGACATGCGCAGCAACCCCAATAAGAAACTCTATGGAG aTCTTATGGAGCGTTCGCTGGGTGTTAACACCTTCCATCTGGCAAAGAAACTAGTAGATAAAGTCATCTCTGTCAG TGAGGAGGACGCTCTGGTGGCAATGCTGCGGTTTCAGGAGTTTGAACGCTCCACTGTGGACACAGAGGGAGCCATGGGACTGGCTGCCATCTTGGCCGGACAGCTACCCGAGCTGAGAGGCAAAAA GGTCGCCGTAGTGGTGAGCAGCGCTAACATGGAGCTGGAGCTTGTGAGGCAGTGCGTGGACCGAGCCCTGGTGCTGGACGATCGGGTCAGTAAGTTCTCTGTGCAGCTGGGAGAATGGCCAGGAGACATGGCTAAGCTGCTGGACGTCCTGTCCAGAGAGGACGTCAG GTTGTTGGACGTCTGCCATCGGAGACAAAGTGATAAGTCAGACCTCTTCAAGTCAAAG gTGGAGTGTGTGGTGGAAACCAGGGATAAGACACAGAGCGCTCAGCTGCGCAAGACGCTGAGTGAGCGCTACCCCTCTATATGCTGGCTGGGCCGGtga
- the LOC141774314 gene encoding L-threonine ammonia-lyase isoform X1, whose translation MVPCKPSPPAPSRSPAEMASSSSISPSSPLPSSSSAPAPSRSSSSSSAPAPFREELLPTFQALVNLLLRLVLYLIFLFVPRDELHLGPSQPGGSYKCGLISNGTAGRRPTLIEPERLKDFGEEDLVNGDVKVYSTKVVGSPEIMLMEPPKTRRLSEFRIVPRPLVQYLRFEDISAAAFRIQTGIQRTPCTYSRLSKQYGMEIYLKKEHLHYTGSVKERGVLYLLTSLTQAQQRKGVIVATDCNFSMAMAHHAVELKIPVFVIMPSCCSSPRLRIYRDYGAMVISYGSTSHDSQNHARHLATENGYLYLEEDESPAYLAGLGTVGMEIYEQVSKLDAVVVPAAGQYGLLAGTAVAIKHLNPQILVIGIEPEGFPLLLQSLKTDGPIKDMRSNPNKKLYGDLMERSLGVNTFHLAKKLVDKVISVSEEDALVAMLRFQEFERSTVDTEGAMGLAAILAGQLPELRGKKVAVVVSSANMELELVRQCVDRALVLDDRVSKFSVQLGEWPGDMAKLLDVLSREDVRLLDVCHRRQSDKSDLFKSKVECVVETRDKTQSAQLRKTLSERYPSICWLGR comes from the exons ATGGTTCCCTGCAAACCCTCTCCTCCCGCTCCATCCAGGTCCCCAGCAGAAAtggcctcctcctcttccataTCCCCgtcttctcctcttccctcttcttcctcagctCCTGCTCCATCcaggtcctcctcctcttcctcagctcCTGCTCCTTTTAGAGAAGAGCTACTTCCGACCTTCCAAGCCCTGGTAAACTTGCTCCTTCGCTTGGTGCTCTACTTGATTTTCCTCTTCGTCCCCAG AGATGAGTTGCATCTGGGTCCCAGTCAGCCCGGCGGCTCCTACAAATGTGGCCTCATCAGTAACGGCACCGCAGGCCGCAGACCCACCCTAATTGAACCAGAGCGGCTGAAGGACTTTGGCGAGGAGGATCTTGTCAACGGGGACGTGAAGGTCTACAGCACCAAGGTGGTGGGGAGTCCTGAGATCATGCTCATGGAGCCCCCCAAAACCAGACGCCTCAGCGAGTTCAGGATCGTCCCCAGACCTCTTGTCCAGTACCTTCGCTTTGAGGATATCAGCGCCGCGGCCTTCAGGATCCAGACGGGGATACAGAGGACACCCTGCACG tACTCCAGACTGTCCAAACAGTACGGGATGGAGATCTACCTGAAGAAGGAGCACCTGCACTACACCGGCTCtgtgaaggagagaggagtcCTCTACCTGCTCACCTCCCtcacacag GCGCAGCAGAGGAAGGGCGTGATCGTGGCCACGGACTGTAACTTCTCCATGGCCATGGCTCACCATGCGGTGGAGCTGAAGATCCCCGTGTTCGTCATCATGCCGTCATGCTGCTCCTCGCCTCGCCTCAGGATCTACAGGGACTACGGCGCCATGGTCATCTCCTACGGCAGCACCAGCCACGACTCTCAGAACCACGCCCGTCATCTGGCCACGGAGAACGGATACCTCTACCTGGAAGA AGATGAAAGTCCAGCGTACCTGGCAGGACTGGGAACTGTGGGCATGGAGATCTATGAGCAAGTGTCCAAACTGGATGCAGTGGTTGTTCCTGCAGCCGGACAGTATGGTCTACTGGCTGGTACAGCTGTTGCCATCAAACACCTCAACCCACAGATTCTTGTCATA GGTATTGAACCAGAAGGTTTCCCTCTGCTGCTACAATCTCTGAAAACTGACGGTCCAATCAAAGACATGCGCAGCAACCCCAATAAGAAACTCTATGGAG aTCTTATGGAGCGTTCGCTGGGTGTTAACACCTTCCATCTGGCAAAGAAACTAGTAGATAAAGTCATCTCTGTCAG TGAGGAGGACGCTCTGGTGGCAATGCTGCGGTTTCAGGAGTTTGAACGCTCCACTGTGGACACAGAGGGAGCCATGGGACTGGCTGCCATCTTGGCCGGACAGCTACCCGAGCTGAGAGGCAAAAA GGTCGCCGTAGTGGTGAGCAGCGCTAACATGGAGCTGGAGCTTGTGAGGCAGTGCGTGGACCGAGCCCTGGTGCTGGACGATCGGGTCAGTAAGTTCTCTGTGCAGCTGGGAGAATGGCCAGGAGACATGGCTAAGCTGCTGGACGTCCTGTCCAGAGAGGACGTCAG GTTGTTGGACGTCTGCCATCGGAGACAAAGTGATAAGTCAGACCTCTTCAAGTCAAAG gTGGAGTGTGTGGTGGAAACCAGGGATAAGACACAGAGCGCTCAGCTGCGCAAGACGCTGAGTGAGCGCTACCCCTCTATATGCTGGCTGGGCCGGtga